The Pseudodesulfovibrio sp. zrk46 genome contains a region encoding:
- a CDS encoding cyanophycin synthetase: MTRIDNYTQLTEYMDRLGLFHMDLTLDRMEAFWEARGLPDVPVIHVVGTNGKGSTSTFLCSIARAHGVKTGLFTSPHFITPRERVQVNRSLLDRDVWVELANEVLATPGGDKLTYFEFQTCIAMLAFEREGVELAVMEAGLGGKFDATNVFRPTLTLFTPIGMDHEKILGPTLTDIATDKAGAIHAGGQIITGIQVTEAMIPLQDRASAVNARFMYAVDMADPVDEMRLGLMGIHQSANARLALAGWRWHAAGNNYKSEPISEAFGLESAFLPGRMQQVEIDGHTFILDGAHNSHALEALDSALYAEDMRPGAVIFTCMGDKDIGPMISRIKSLTDGLIIVPDMENERACSAGELASKFGDRAVTAPSMKDALTMCHDAAEPVLVCGSLYLLAEFYSLYPQFLTP, translated from the coding sequence GTGACACGAATCGACAATTATACGCAACTGACCGAATACATGGACAGGCTCGGCCTGTTTCATATGGATCTGACCCTGGACCGCATGGAGGCTTTTTGGGAGGCCCGCGGATTGCCCGATGTCCCCGTTATTCACGTGGTCGGCACCAATGGCAAAGGGTCCACTTCTACTTTTCTCTGTTCCATTGCCCGTGCCCATGGGGTTAAGACCGGGTTGTTTACTTCGCCACATTTCATCACGCCACGAGAGCGAGTGCAGGTGAATCGATCCCTGCTGGATCGTGACGTTTGGGTGGAGTTGGCCAATGAAGTGCTGGCGACACCGGGCGGAGACAAGCTCACCTACTTTGAATTTCAGACCTGTATCGCCATGCTCGCCTTTGAGCGCGAAGGCGTGGAACTGGCTGTCATGGAAGCCGGGCTGGGTGGTAAATTTGATGCCACCAATGTGTTCCGTCCGACTCTGACGTTATTTACGCCTATCGGGATGGACCATGAAAAGATTTTGGGTCCAACGCTGACCGATATTGCTACGGACAAGGCTGGAGCCATTCACGCGGGCGGGCAGATTATCACCGGTATTCAGGTGACCGAGGCCATGATCCCGTTGCAGGACCGGGCCAGCGCTGTCAATGCACGCTTCATGTATGCCGTGGATATGGCAGACCCCGTAGATGAAATGCGGCTGGGGCTGATGGGCATTCATCAGTCAGCCAATGCACGACTCGCATTGGCCGGATGGCGTTGGCATGCCGCTGGTAACAACTATAAGAGCGAGCCCATTTCCGAGGCGTTTGGCCTTGAATCAGCTTTTCTGCCGGGGCGTATGCAGCAAGTGGAGATTGATGGGCATACCTTCATACTGGACGGTGCGCATAACAGCCACGCCCTGGAGGCGCTGGACAGCGCCTTGTATGCCGAGGATATGCGTCCCGGTGCCGTAATTTTCACCTGCATGGGAGACAAGGACATTGGCCCCATGATCAGTCGTATCAAGTCCCTGACTGACGGGCTCATCATCGTGCCGGACATGGAGAATGAGCGTGCCTGTAGTGCAGGAGAGTTGGCCTCGAAATTTGGTGATCGGGCCGTAACCGCTCCATCCATGAAAGATGCTCTTACCATGTGCCACGATGCTGCCGAGCCTGTGCTGGTGTGCGGTTCCCTGTATCTGCTGGCTGAGTTTTACAGTCTGTATCCACAGTTTCTTACCCCATAA